In Pyricularia oryzae 70-15 chromosome 2, whole genome shotgun sequence, one genomic interval encodes:
- a CDS encoding serine/threonine protein kinase: protein MQQQQQQQPSIQVESEIVSEIVSEIVRPDSGASSGPSPLLPREHEPYEHLAQLLRRFYIPRGVKWNETQGLWPYELLRRVLNPERVQACLKKCPDITRKSESSVSELCNTIMGSNPATDVGRWQERIAGKSCGGVAPAVANTTTTAAAGYLRIFALLLLLRKEGLIQEFVKSGVCDAKLPLYIVLGSDGVYEMPQPSRPSHIDSSKWFSDSDLEHLMTHQWKFLTPCFTFSTTKDTTKDKKYMVPHYQFHDQVLLPWVDVEGYNGRNAGGNGDVSKFSISVFSLHMENTELNAILSENHQPKDRIYAVKSLREKNASEEFKNEREMLKRFGDIQHPHLVTLLATYHYKGLYHFIFPWADLDLDEYLNRKHPDGPGKGDHCGFVRWVFKQLQGLSGALQGIHGPTRSGGASLEVPGSDPEEIKYGRHGDIKPQNILWFDKGSEWAGAEQRGILVITDMGASAVHREVSRSNVPNQPLPCTPSYKPPECDRKGGKITRAYDIWTLGCVFLEMAIWMLEGISGRDDFRKRRTSQFLEDGKMDKFYDIKRRGQDGMCEFVLKESVLEYISNLHSNPNCTQFIHDLLDLTLKKMLCIEYEARIKADNLVKDLATIDAKVNPKVNNEDSKDYAVKACPWEKGMAISSPSVMYNLAEYQQDNKGKIEDLRRRFAGPATVGESGQDEMDID from the exons atgcagcagcagcagcagcagcagccctcTATCCAAGTTGAGAGCGAGATCGTGAGCGAGATCGTGAGCGAGATCGTGCGCCCCGACTCTGGTGCGTCCAGCGGCCCCAGCCCCCTCCTCCCGAGGGAACATGAGCCTTATGAGCACTTGGCTCAGCTGCTCCGCCGGTTCTACATCCCGAGGGGCGTCAAATGGAATGAGACTCAGGGGCTCTGGCCATACGAGCTGCTCCGGCGCGTGCTGAACCCCGAACGCGTGCAGGCGTGTTTGAAAAAGTGCCCAGACATCACGCGGAAGTCTGAGTCGTCTGTATCGGAGCTCTGCAACACCATCATGGGCAGCAACCCCGCTACAGACGTTGGAAGGTGGCAGGAGCGTATTGCAGGGAAATCGTGCGGCGGGGTTGCTCCTGCCGTCgccaacaccaccaccactgcCGCCGCAGGTTACCTGCGGATCTTTGCcctgctcctcctcctgaGAAAGGAAGGCTTGATCCAGGAGTTTGTGAAAAGTGGCGTCTGTGACGCCAAACTGCCTCTATATATTGTTCTTGGGAGCGATGGCGTTTACGAGATGCCGCAGCCCTCCCGGCCGTCCCATATCGATAGCAGCAAATGGTTCAGTGACTCTGATCTCGAGCACCTGATGACACACCAGTGGAAGTTTCTCACTCCGTGCTTCACGTTCAGCACAACGAAGGACACGACGAAGGACAAGAAGTATATGGTGCCGCACTACCAGTTCCACGACCAAGTACTCCTGCCGTGGGTTGATGTTGAGGGGTACAACGGGAGGAATGCAGGGGGCAACGGAGATGTCAGCAAGTTCAGCATCAGCGTGTTTTCGCTTCATATGGAAAACACGGAATTGAACGCCATC CTATCCGAGAATCACCAACCCAAGGACAGGATCTACGCGGTCAAGTCGTTGCGCGAAAAGAACGCAAGCGAAGAGTTCAAGAACGAGCGCGAAATGCTCAAACGCTTCGGTGACATCCAGCACCCGCACCTCGTGACCCTCCTGGCCACCTACCATTACAAAGGACTGTACCACTTCATCTTCCCCTGGGCAGACCTCGACCTGGACGAGTACTTGAACCGAAAGCATCCCGATGGGCCCGGGAAGGGGGACCATTGTGGTTTTGTCCGCTGGGTATTCAAGCAGCTGCAAGGCCTGAGCGGAGCATTGCAGGGGATCCACGGCCCGACCAGGTCGGGCGGTGCGAGCCTCGAGGTCCCGGGCTCGGATCCGGAGGAGATCAAGTACGGGCGGCACGGCGACATCAAGCCGCAGAACATCCTGTGGTTTGACAAGGGCTCGGAGTGGGCGGGCGCGGAGCAGCGGGGCATCCTGGTCATCACTGACATGGGCGCGTCGGCCGTCCACAGGGAAGTTAGCCGGTCCAACGTGCCCAACCAGCCCCTCCCGTGCACGCCTTCGTACAAGCCGCCCGAGTGCGACAGGAAGGGGGGCAAAATCACGCGTGCCTATGACATCTGGACGCTCGGGTGCGTCTTTTTGGAGATGGCAATCTGGATGCTCGAGGGCATCTCGGGCAGGGACGATTTTCGAAAGCGCAGGACCTCGCAGTTCCTGGAGGATGGCAAAATGGACAAGTTCTACGACATCAAGAGGCGTGGCCAGGACGGAATGTGCGAGTTTGTGCTCAAAGAGAGTGTTTTGGAG TACATTTCGAACCTTCACAGCAATCCCAATTGCACACAATTCATACACGACTTGCTGGATCTGACCCTCAAGAAAATGCTCTGCATCGAATACGAGGCTAGGATCAAGGCAGATAACCTTGTCAAAGACTTGGCAACAATAGACGCCAAGGTAAACCCCAAGGTAAACAATGAAGACTCCAAGGACTACGCAGTGAAGGCTTGTCCGTGGGAGAAAGGGATGGCTATCTCATCTCCGTCGGTCATGTACAACTTGGCAGAGTACCAGCAGGACAACAAAGGTAAGATAGAGGATCTGCGGCGGAGGTTTGCGGGTCCAGCCACGGTGGGTGAGAGCGGACAAGACGAGATGGATATTGATTAA